In the Chlorobium limicola DSM 245 genome, one interval contains:
- the kdsA gene encoding 3-deoxy-8-phosphooctulonate synthase, translated as MQKFSIGDIEIPLDGSLFFIAGPCIIESRAMAIAVAEELQRIGKAEGVTFIFKGSYRKANRSSASSFTGIGDREALEILAFIRERFGMPVLTDVHETSEVDVAAPYVDVLQIPAFLSRQTELLAAAGRSGRVVNIKKGQFMAPEDMALAAAKVSATGNSRIMLTERGSSFGYHNLVVDFRGIPQMAETGYPVIYDATHSLQLPGAGNGVSGGERQYLLPLARAAVAAGVNGLFFEVHPDPASALSDAATQIALRDFAGVIKELRQLSVCMQSIHSH; from the coding sequence GTGCAAAAGTTCTCCATCGGCGATATTGAAATACCATTGGACGGATCTCTTTTTTTTATAGCCGGGCCCTGTATCATCGAAAGCCGGGCGATGGCGATTGCTGTTGCCGAAGAGTTGCAGCGTATCGGAAAAGCAGAGGGGGTAACCTTTATTTTCAAGGGTTCGTACCGAAAGGCAAACCGATCCTCGGCCTCGTCGTTTACCGGCATTGGCGACAGGGAAGCTCTCGAGATTCTCGCTTTTATCCGCGAGCGTTTCGGCATGCCGGTATTGACCGATGTGCATGAAACCTCGGAAGTTGACGTTGCAGCGCCCTATGTGGATGTACTGCAGATCCCGGCGTTTCTTTCAAGGCAGACGGAACTGCTTGCGGCTGCAGGGCGTAGCGGTCGTGTTGTCAATATCAAGAAGGGTCAGTTCATGGCGCCTGAAGATATGGCGCTTGCTGCCGCCAAGGTTTCCGCTACCGGCAATTCACGGATTATGCTTACGGAGCGGGGATCAAGTTTTGGATATCACAATCTTGTGGTTGATTTCAGGGGGATTCCACAAATGGCGGAAACCGGCTATCCGGTAATTTATGACGCGACCCACAGCCTGCAGCTTCCCGGCGCCGGAAACGGCGTTTCCGGCGGGGAGCGCCAGTATCTGCTTCCTCTTGCGCGTGCAGCTGTTGCTGCCGGAGTGAACGGTCTGTTTTTCGAGGTGCACCCCGATCCTGCGTCGGCGCTCTCCGATGCCGCGACCCAGATTGCTCTTCGCGATTTTGCCGGAGTTATCAAAGAACTGCGTCAGCTTTCCGTCTGTATGCAGTCTATTCATTCACATTAA
- the nrfD gene encoding NrfD/PsrC family molybdoenzyme membrane anchor subunit — MLATAVNEIVSTKINPNVVPHLHIWEWHIPLYLFLGGLAGGLLVITSIMIVLKRKFGIGPRDQGDGCPCLAVRIGSVLSPTLLGIGMLFLFLDLAHPLYVWAFYTTIQPTSPMSAGSWILIAFFPLAILQAMLVNKRQLRGFNIEPINKVIDWTENHMTIVALVNAHIGVGIGIYTGILLSFFSARPLWSSSILGMLFLVSGISSAAALMLLLAPEDEKPVYSMIDANAIWIELMTVGLFVLGGLTGSANTHGAMMHLITGDINLAGMSYMFWFWGIFIASGLVVPLLLEFLEAAGVHIRFPNVAPVMVLFGGLILRFLIVFAGQTYHTFM; from the coding sequence ATGTTGGCAACTGCAGTTAATGAAATCGTCTCGACGAAAATCAACCCCAATGTGGTGCCGCATCTCCACATCTGGGAGTGGCACATTCCCCTCTACCTCTTTCTCGGCGGTCTTGCCGGCGGCCTGCTCGTGATCACATCGATCATGATCGTGCTCAAGCGTAAGTTCGGCATCGGCCCGAGAGATCAGGGTGATGGATGCCCATGCCTTGCCGTCCGCATCGGTTCGGTACTTTCACCGACACTGCTCGGCATCGGCATGCTCTTTCTCTTCCTCGATCTGGCGCACCCGCTCTATGTGTGGGCATTCTATACCACCATTCAGCCGACCTCGCCCATGTCGGCAGGCAGCTGGATTCTGATCGCCTTCTTCCCGCTCGCTATCCTTCAGGCTATGCTGGTCAACAAACGACAGCTTCGCGGCTTCAATATCGAACCGATCAACAAGGTGATCGACTGGACGGAAAACCATATGACCATCGTTGCGCTGGTCAATGCGCATATCGGCGTTGGCATCGGTATCTACACCGGCATACTGCTCTCCTTCTTCTCAGCCCGTCCACTCTGGTCAAGTTCCATTCTCGGCATGCTCTTTCTCGTTTCGGGTATATCGAGCGCTGCCGCGCTGATGCTGCTGCTCGCGCCTGAAGATGAGAAGCCGGTCTACAGCATGATCGACGCAAACGCCATCTGGATCGAACTGATGACGGTCGGCCTCTTTGTGCTCGGCGGTCTCACCGGATCGGCAAATACGCACGGAGCCATGATGCACCTGATCACCGGCGACATCAATCTGGCCGGCATGTCTTACATGTTCTGGTTCTGGGGAATTTTTATCGCCTCGGGCCTCGTCGTTCCGCTGCTCCTCGAGTTTCTTGAAGCAGCCGGCGTGCACATCAGGTTCCCGAACGTCGCGCCCGTCATGGTGCTGTTCGGCGGATTGATTCTCCGGTTCCTGATCGTTTTTGCCGGTCAAACCTACCACACCTTCATGTAG
- a CDS encoding 4Fe-4S dicluster domain-containing protein has translation MSNKKNYGMVIDTRVCVGCSACVYTCKQENNVPEGYCRDWVVQESGGEYPKLTMENRSERCQHCENAPCVTYCPTRASHYAEDGTVQINRSLCTGCKACMAACPYDARYVHPEGYVDKCSLCKHRIEQGLETACVSICPTGSLNLVDFNNMDEKTKELLKGKIVYRQKEHAGTEPSLQWISASNKPGA, from the coding sequence GTGAGCAACAAGAAAAATTATGGAATGGTTATCGACACCAGGGTCTGTGTCGGCTGTTCGGCCTGTGTCTATACCTGCAAGCAGGAAAACAATGTCCCTGAAGGGTACTGCCGCGACTGGGTTGTGCAGGAGTCGGGAGGAGAGTATCCGAAACTGACCATGGAGAACCGATCGGAGCGCTGCCAGCACTGCGAAAACGCGCCCTGCGTCACCTACTGCCCGACAAGGGCCTCGCACTACGCCGAAGACGGCACCGTGCAGATCAACCGTTCGCTCTGCACCGGCTGCAAGGCCTGCATGGCCGCCTGCCCCTATGATGCCCGGTACGTGCATCCCGAAGGGTATGTTGATAAATGCTCGCTCTGCAAGCACCGGATCGAACAGGGCCTTGAAACCGCCTGTGTTTCGATCTGCCCTACCGGCAGCCTGAACCTTGTCGATTTCAACAACATGGATGAGAAGACAAAAGAGCTGTTGAAAGGTAAAATCGTTTACCGCCAGAAAGAACATGCAGGAACGGAGCCGAGCCTGCAGTGGATTTCCGCAAGCAATAAACCCGGAGCGTAA
- a CDS encoding SixA phosphatase family protein produces the protein MKTLYLVRHAKSSWENALQSDFDRPLNERGLKSAPLMAELLKGKNVTPDMIVSSPANRAITTAGIFAGILGYPVEKIMQNMEIYTGRNSALLQIVQTLPDNCSSAVLFGHNPVMTDFSNFMTGEHLDNMVTCGVVRIDMDNCSWKDACERSGKLVWYEYPKKHE, from the coding sequence ATGAAAACACTCTACCTGGTCCGCCATGCGAAATCGAGTTGGGAAAACGCACTGCAGAGCGATTTCGACCGGCCGCTCAATGAGCGAGGCCTGAAATCGGCCCCCCTTATGGCGGAGCTGCTGAAAGGAAAAAATGTAACCCCTGACATGATAGTATCAAGTCCGGCAAACCGGGCGATAACAACAGCCGGAATTTTTGCCGGAATTCTCGGGTACCCGGTGGAAAAGATTATGCAGAACATGGAAATCTACACCGGAAGAAACAGCGCCTTGCTGCAAATTGTCCAGACACTTCCGGACAACTGCTCGTCGGCCGTGCTCTTCGGTCATAATCCGGTCATGACCGATTTTTCGAACTTCATGACCGGCGAACATCTCGACAATATGGTCACCTGCGGGGTAGTCCGGATCGATATGGACAACTGTTCGTGGAAAGATGCCTGCGAGCGTTCAGGAAAGCTGGTGTGGTACGAATACCCGAAAAAACACGAATAA
- a CDS encoding glycoside hydrolase family 3 N-terminal domain-containing protein — protein MIQKTLFAALFIFMQLSSLPAQAAAPVDSLSIKIGQMLMIGFRGLTAKAPGIADDIRKRHIGGVVLFDYDVPLKSPVRNIAGPEQLSKLTRELMDLSEIPLFIALDQEGGKVNRLKTSKGFPPSVSAAHLGMLDNPDSTTAAARQTAATLKKMHLNMNLAPVLDLNTNSENPVIGKLGRSYSADPAVVTRHAGLTARVFREEGIIPVFKHFPGHGSSTTDSHKGFTDVTASWTKKEIEPYRSLIAAGYDDAVMTAHVFNRQLDDRYPATLSQKVLNDRLRSRLRFDGVILSDDMQMKAIADQFGLEDAIRLALDAGVDILIFGNNTTFDPAIAEKATAILHELVQNGTVSRARIDRSYRRIMALKERYLYHCK, from the coding sequence ATGATACAAAAAACACTCTTTGCCGCTCTCTTCATCTTCATGCAGCTCTCTTCGCTTCCAGCGCAGGCCGCTGCTCCAGTTGACAGTCTTTCCATAAAAATCGGCCAGATGCTTATGATCGGGTTCCGGGGGCTGACAGCGAAAGCGCCCGGAATAGCTGACGATATCCGCAAGCGTCATATCGGCGGCGTGGTGCTATTCGATTATGATGTACCATTGAAATCACCGGTACGGAATATCGCTGGCCCCGAGCAGCTGTCGAAACTAACGCGTGAGCTGATGGATCTTTCGGAAATCCCGCTGTTCATCGCGCTTGACCAGGAAGGCGGAAAGGTGAACCGTCTGAAAACCTCAAAGGGATTTCCCCCCTCGGTTTCAGCTGCACACCTCGGCATGCTCGATAACCCGGACAGCACAACCGCCGCAGCGCGACAGACCGCCGCGACGCTGAAAAAAATGCACCTGAACATGAACCTTGCGCCGGTGCTCGACCTGAACACCAATTCTGAGAATCCGGTCATCGGCAAACTTGGTCGCAGCTACTCCGCTGATCCTGCAGTCGTCACGCGTCATGCCGGGCTGACGGCGAGAGTTTTTCGTGAAGAGGGAATCATTCCGGTCTTCAAACACTTTCCGGGGCACGGCAGCTCAACAACGGACTCCCACAAGGGCTTCACGGACGTTACCGCAAGCTGGACGAAAAAAGAGATTGAACCGTACCGTTCGTTGATCGCGGCCGGCTACGACGATGCCGTCATGACAGCTCATGTGTTCAACAGGCAGCTTGACGACCGCTATCCGGCCACACTTTCGCAGAAGGTACTGAACGACCGTCTGCGCAGCAGACTCCGCTTCGACGGAGTTATCCTGAGCGATGATATGCAGATGAAAGCCATTGCCGACCAGTTCGGACTTGAAGATGCCATCAGACTGGCTCTCGATGCAGGAGTGGATATCCTGATCTTTGGCAACAACACCACATTCGATCCCGCAATTGCTGAAAAAGCCACAGCAATCCTCCATGAGCTTGTACAAAACGGTACGGTAAGCCGAGCCCGTATTGACCGCTCCTACCGGAGAATCATGGCTCTCAAGGAACGCTACCTCTACCACTGCAAATAA
- a CDS encoding AAA family ATPase gives MSTTDTRQRLQEIEKQLANLVEEQTTIKAQWDSEKELIKASRDLKSELEQLRVQSEEFERQGNYGKVAEIRYGSIARIEKQIDENRQKIEEKKASGDLIMKEEIDAEDIADIVSRWTGIPVSKMLQSERLKLLGIEDELHKRVIGQDEAVSAVSEAVKRSRAGMGDEKRPIGSFIFLGPTGVGKTELARTLADYLFDDEDALIRIDMSEYMESHNVSRLVGAPPGYVGYEEGGQLTEAVRRKPFSVVLLDEIEKAHPDVFNILLQILDDGRLTDSKGHTVNFKNTIIIMTSNIGAQLIQSEMEKMDGMNRDSVLSGLQEKLFLMLKQQVRPEFLNRIDEIILFTPLSREDLRQIVEVQFSRIRATAMRQHISLEITPDALDWLANAGFDPAFGARPLKRVMQRKITNRISELILSGSVQENDQVRIDLSDGELTVVKSTGAA, from the coding sequence ATGAGCACAACAGACACCAGACAAAGGTTACAGGAAATCGAAAAACAACTGGCCAATCTCGTTGAGGAACAGACAACAATCAAGGCTCAGTGGGATAGTGAAAAAGAGCTGATCAAGGCATCAAGAGATCTGAAATCGGAACTCGAACAACTTCGGGTTCAGTCCGAAGAATTCGAGCGCCAGGGAAACTACGGCAAGGTAGCTGAAATCCGATACGGCAGCATCGCACGCATCGAAAAACAGATCGACGAGAACCGGCAGAAAATAGAGGAGAAAAAGGCATCGGGAGACCTCATCATGAAAGAGGAAATCGATGCCGAAGACATCGCAGACATTGTCTCCCGATGGACAGGCATCCCGGTCAGCAAAATGCTGCAGTCCGAACGGCTGAAACTGCTCGGTATCGAGGATGAACTGCATAAACGGGTTATCGGCCAGGACGAAGCCGTCAGCGCGGTCAGCGAAGCCGTCAAGCGTTCGAGAGCCGGTATGGGTGACGAAAAACGCCCGATCGGATCGTTCATTTTTCTCGGACCGACAGGAGTCGGCAAAACCGAACTTGCCCGCACGCTGGCGGACTACCTGTTTGACGACGAGGATGCGCTGATCCGCATCGACATGAGCGAATATATGGAGTCGCACAATGTAAGCCGTCTGGTCGGCGCGCCTCCGGGATACGTGGGATACGAAGAAGGCGGACAGCTTACTGAGGCCGTCCGGCGAAAACCCTTTTCGGTTGTACTGCTCGACGAGATCGAGAAAGCCCATCCGGACGTATTCAACATCCTGCTGCAGATTCTTGACGACGGACGGCTGACCGACAGCAAGGGACATACGGTGAACTTCAAAAACACCATCATCATCATGACAAGCAACATCGGAGCCCAGCTTATCCAGTCGGAGATGGAAAAAATGGATGGCATGAACCGCGACTCCGTCCTTTCAGGCCTGCAGGAAAAACTTTTTCTGATGCTCAAACAGCAGGTGCGACCTGAATTCCTGAACAGGATCGATGAAATCATTCTCTTTACCCCGCTATCGAGAGAGGATCTCCGCCAGATCGTAGAAGTTCAGTTCAGCCGTATCAGGGCGACCGCCATGCGACAGCATATCTCCCTCGAAATCACTCCGGATGCGCTTGACTGGCTTGCCAATGCGGGCTTTGACCCTGCGTTCGGAGCCAGGCCGCTGAAAAGGGTAATGCAGAGAAAGATCACCAACAGGATATCTGAACTGATCCTTTCCGGTTCAGTTCAGGAAAACGACCAGGTAAGGATCGACCTGTCGGATGGAGAGCTGACTGTTGTCAAGTCCACAGGAGCGGCATGA
- a CDS encoding NAD(+)/NADH kinase — protein MKFAIVANTERKEAVLLAKELTGWLDSKRVSYVLESLSAEKLGIGPSAKIDDLNRICDIFISLGGDGTLLLASHYSETKPVLGINVGHLGFLTEFNKDEMIGAVEKVLDGSYSIHNRTQLEATTMCNGREQRMCALNDVVIEKGTYPRIPTFVIRLDGELLGSYRADGIIIATSTGSTAYSMSAGGPIIAPKSSVFVITPICPHMLTVRPIVISDDKVIEVSVDAQAGEFPLNCDGRITRMLQPQETVTVKKSNDLINLVANEERDYCEILRTKLLWGREHASSQPE, from the coding sequence ATGAAATTCGCCATTGTTGCCAACACGGAACGAAAAGAAGCCGTGCTTCTGGCAAAAGAACTGACCGGATGGCTCGACAGTAAACGGGTAAGCTACGTACTTGAATCGCTTTCGGCCGAAAAACTCGGCATCGGCCCCTCGGCAAAAATCGATGACCTCAACAGAATCTGCGACATCTTCATTTCGCTTGGCGGTGACGGAACCTTGCTGTTAGCCTCGCATTACTCCGAAACAAAACCGGTGCTCGGCATCAATGTAGGCCATCTCGGCTTTCTGACCGAGTTCAATAAGGATGAAATGATAGGAGCCGTCGAAAAGGTGCTGGACGGCAGTTACTCGATCCACAACCGGACGCAGCTTGAGGCTACAACCATGTGCAATGGTCGCGAACAGCGGATGTGCGCGCTGAACGACGTGGTAATTGAAAAAGGTACCTACCCGAGAATCCCGACCTTCGTCATCCGGCTCGACGGAGAGCTGCTCGGCTCCTACCGGGCTGACGGAATAATCATCGCAACATCAACCGGTTCTACCGCCTACTCCATGTCGGCAGGAGGCCCGATTATCGCACCGAAATCATCCGTATTCGTCATCACCCCGATCTGCCCGCACATGCTGACAGTCAGACCGATCGTCATCAGCGATGACAAGGTCATCGAAGTATCGGTCGATGCCCAGGCCGGAGAGTTTCCTCTGAACTGTGACGGACGCATCACGAGAATGCTGCAGCCCCAGGAAACGGTAACGGTAAAAAAATCGAACGATCTCATCAATCTTGTTGCCAATGAAGAGCGGGATTACTGTGAGATCCTGCGCACAAAACTGCTCTGGGGACGCGAACATGCATCGAGCCAGCCGGAATGA
- a CDS encoding prephenate dehydrogenase has protein sequence MSEHPAITTISFVGLGLIGTSLLRAFRLSQPVDEKPLFMQGYDPSFNEKDKKDILDCGLDLFTTDKKTLYNADLIVLSAPVEANIALLDEIREYAGSSALVTDVSSTKALIAEKARELGLPFIGMHPMAGREQQGFRAAHEELLREKTIILCDNASYLAEPKGKKLLELLESAGCRTMLMDPENHDRIVANISHLPQLLSTLLINYCEENITASGPGFATLARLSGSSWSIWHDIVLTNSGNIALELEQFAEELLTLASDVKNENVENLASRFSKANRLYQTLKKLHNT, from the coding sequence ATGAGCGAACATCCGGCTATCACAACCATATCGTTTGTCGGCCTGGGGCTGATCGGGACATCACTACTCCGCGCCTTCAGGTTGTCGCAACCTGTCGATGAAAAGCCTCTCTTTATGCAAGGATACGATCCGTCATTCAATGAAAAAGATAAGAAGGATATCCTCGATTGCGGTCTCGACCTGTTCACAACCGATAAAAAAACGCTCTATAACGCCGATCTGATTGTGCTCTCGGCGCCGGTTGAGGCAAATATCGCCCTGCTTGATGAAATCCGTGAGTACGCCGGTTCTTCAGCTCTGGTCACCGATGTATCGAGCACGAAAGCGCTCATCGCAGAAAAAGCCAGGGAGCTCGGTCTTCCTTTTATCGGGATGCACCCGATGGCCGGCAGGGAACAGCAGGGATTTCGTGCGGCTCATGAAGAGCTGCTCAGAGAGAAAACCATTATTCTCTGCGATAACGCCAGTTATCTTGCAGAGCCAAAGGGGAAAAAACTCCTGGAACTGCTTGAATCTGCGGGATGTCGCACCATGCTCATGGATCCGGAAAACCATGACCGGATTGTAGCCAATATCAGCCACCTTCCCCAACTGCTTTCCACGCTGCTGATAAACTACTGTGAAGAGAACATTACCGCATCAGGTCCTGGATTCGCAACCCTCGCCAGACTTTCAGGGAGCTCCTGGTCGATCTGGCACGACATAGTGCTGACCAACAGCGGTAATATTGCCCTCGAACTTGAGCAGTTTGCCGAAGAGCTTCTGACTCTTGCCTCAGACGTGAAAAATGAGAACGTCGAAAACCTTGCATCGCGGTTCAGCAAGGCAAACCGGTTGTACCAAACCCTTAAGAAGCTCCACAACACATGA
- the ruvX gene encoding Holliday junction resolvase RuvX: protein MSLSRKKRIVAIDFGTKRIGFAESDPLQLFAQPVGTVDRAELFEKLEQMARNEEIDKILVGYPLNDDGTQNRMTGVIDRFIEELALGFPGLPVERVDEHRSSRDAMQILAASGISRKERNRKGRLDCAAACVILREYLDARR from the coding sequence ATGAGCCTGAGCAGAAAAAAAAGAATCGTGGCGATAGATTTCGGGACAAAACGTATAGGATTTGCCGAAAGCGATCCTCTTCAGTTGTTTGCCCAGCCGGTAGGCACTGTTGACCGGGCTGAACTGTTCGAAAAACTTGAACAGATGGCACGCAATGAAGAGATCGATAAAATTCTTGTCGGTTACCCGCTCAACGACGACGGCACGCAAAACCGGATGACCGGAGTGATCGACCGGTTCATTGAAGAGCTTGCTCTCGGATTCCCCGGTCTGCCTGTCGAACGGGTCGATGAGCATCGCTCTTCCCGTGACGCCATGCAGATTCTTGCGGCGTCGGGTATCAGCAGAAAAGAACGGAACCGAAAGGGCCGGCTTGACTGTGCTGCAGCATGCGTTATTCTCAGGGAGTATCTTGACGCGCGCCGATAA
- a CDS encoding NAD(P)/FAD-dependent oxidoreductase: MAKVVIIGAGFAGHTAAMYLGDAIGKDHEITVVHKFDYFGFVPSWVWLGIDAVKPEHTVFKLKPIYDKFNVNFVQGTVTSVHPDENYIILDQANNAGPASLEYDYLIIATGAHMNYDATPGLGPKKFTQSICHFDTAIQARDAYLQSVERMKRGEKQKLVIGTGHPLAACQGAAFEYITNIHHDLTQRGIREKAELVYLTNEPEIGDFGVGGINVVTKGGRIARGGDLIEDAMDEFGIGKAVRKGVKEVDAKKVYWEDFEGNYGETDYDFAMLIPQSRGVNFKFFDKEGKDISSTVCNPGGFVFADGIYGLKYDDLVKNANAWPAQYYNPTYKNIFSAGIAFAPPGPISVPHTTKNGTVITPGAPRTGMISGVIGRVVAFNVIDMIKTGRMTHRERMSEMLAVCIASNGKSLWNGSAIVMIIYPIVPDHTRYDNKEGRDMFVTKVERGISGAWLKQMVETTFMHKFQGRIGWQFIPE; the protein is encoded by the coding sequence ATGGCAAAGGTAGTTATTATAGGCGCCGGCTTTGCAGGGCATACTGCCGCGATGTATCTGGGCGATGCGATAGGCAAGGATCATGAAATAACGGTCGTTCATAAATTCGATTATTTCGGTTTTGTGCCTTCATGGGTCTGGCTGGGTATCGATGCGGTCAAGCCCGAACATACTGTTTTCAAGTTAAAGCCGATCTATGACAAATTCAATGTTAATTTTGTGCAGGGTACCGTGACATCGGTTCATCCCGACGAAAATTACATTATTCTCGACCAGGCAAACAATGCCGGACCGGCAAGCCTTGAATACGACTATCTGATCATTGCAACCGGTGCGCATATGAACTATGATGCCACACCGGGTCTCGGACCGAAAAAGTTCACCCAGTCGATCTGCCATTTCGATACCGCCATTCAGGCTCGCGACGCCTATCTGCAGTCGGTTGAACGGATGAAGCGGGGCGAAAAGCAGAAGCTGGTCATCGGCACCGGCCATCCGCTTGCAGCATGTCAGGGAGCTGCGTTCGAGTATATCACCAACATTCATCACGACCTTACCCAGAGAGGTATACGGGAGAAAGCCGAACTGGTTTATCTCACCAATGAGCCGGAAATCGGCGATTTCGGAGTTGGCGGTATCAATGTCGTGACAAAGGGCGGTCGGATTGCCAGGGGCGGCGATCTTATCGAGGATGCCATGGACGAATTCGGTATCGGCAAAGCCGTTCGCAAGGGGGTTAAGGAGGTTGATGCCAAAAAAGTCTATTGGGAGGACTTCGAAGGCAACTACGGTGAGACCGATTACGATTTCGCCATGCTCATTCCCCAGTCTCGCGGCGTTAACTTCAAGTTTTTCGACAAGGAAGGAAAAGATATCTCTTCAACGGTATGCAACCCAGGAGGCTTTGTATTCGCTGACGGCATCTATGGCCTGAAATACGATGACCTGGTTAAAAATGCAAACGCCTGGCCGGCTCAGTACTACAATCCGACCTACAAGAACATCTTCTCGGCGGGTATCGCGTTTGCGCCTCCAGGTCCGATTTCCGTTCCGCATACAACAAAGAACGGTACGGTCATTACTCCGGGAGCGCCGAGAACAGGCATGATTTCAGGTGTGATCGGCAGGGTTGTGGCTTTCAACGTGATCGACATGATCAAGACCGGACGGATGACACACCGCGAGCGCATGTCCGAAATGCTGGCCGTCTGTATCGCTTCGAACGGCAAGTCGCTCTGGAACGGTTCGGCAATCGTGATGATCATCTATCCTATCGTACCTGACCATACGCGTTACGACAACAAGGAGGGACGCGACATGTTCGTTACCAAGGTGGAACGCGGTATTTCCGGCGCATGGCTCAAACAGATGGTTGAAACCACTTTCATGCACAAGTTCCAGGGCCGTATCGGCTGGCAGTTCATTCCGGAATAA
- a CDS encoding KdsC family phosphatase, protein MEPSLADPSSKIQQALQGVRALVFPVDGVLNGPRMTFDSKGGEIISISNRDASALKEALRQGLHVAVISDREAGCFRPVLESLGITALYLGGSSLLDAYEAFRQEYSLDDEVCAYIGDDIADVPVLEKAGFPVTPIDGADYLRNRVGYISAFEGGKGCIREIVEMVLQQQGKWLFTENREP, encoded by the coding sequence ATGGAGCCCTCTCTTGCGGATCCGTCCTCAAAAATTCAGCAGGCCCTTCAGGGCGTCAGGGCTCTTGTGTTTCCGGTTGATGGTGTGCTCAATGGTCCCCGCATGACCTTCGACAGTAAAGGCGGCGAGATTATCTCCATCTCCAATCGCGATGCATCGGCACTGAAAGAGGCTCTCCGTCAGGGACTCCATGTTGCGGTTATATCCGATCGTGAAGCCGGGTGTTTTCGACCCGTGCTTGAATCGCTTGGTATCACGGCGCTCTATCTGGGCGGCTCCTCTTTGCTCGATGCCTATGAAGCATTCCGTCAGGAGTATTCGCTTGACGACGAGGTTTGCGCCTATATCGGCGACGATATCGCCGATGTGCCGGTTCTCGAGAAAGCGGGATTTCCCGTTACCCCGATTGACGGAGCGGACTATCTGAGGAACCGTGTCGGCTACATCTCGGCCTTTGAAGGCGGAAAAGGGTGTATCCGGGAGATCGTCGAGATGGTGCTCCAGCAGCAGGGAAAATGGCTTTTTACCGAAAACCGGGAGCCGTAG
- the pyrE gene encoding orotate phosphoribosyltransferase, giving the protein MSNPSMLDIFKSTGALLEGHFRLTSGRHSNAYFQCAKVLQYPEHLSAVCSRIADHFRESGVETVISPAIGGIVVGTEVGRQLGVKTIFAERKEGIMTIRRGFSLAKGERVIVIEDVITTGGSVAEVIELLDEAGALLVGVGSVVDRSNGKVRLADNQFSVLAMEVISYTPEECPLCKAGIPVEAPGSRTNQQK; this is encoded by the coding sequence ATGAGCAATCCGTCAATGCTTGATATATTCAAATCAACCGGCGCCCTGCTTGAAGGCCATTTCAGGCTGACTTCCGGACGACACAGCAACGCCTATTTTCAGTGTGCAAAAGTATTGCAGTATCCCGAACACCTCTCGGCAGTCTGCAGCCGGATAGCCGACCACTTCAGGGAGTCCGGTGTCGAGACAGTGATTTCACCGGCTATCGGTGGTATCGTGGTAGGAACGGAGGTTGGCCGACAGCTTGGTGTGAAAACCATCTTTGCAGAACGCAAGGAAGGAATAATGACCATCCGGAGAGGATTCAGCCTGGCAAAAGGCGAGCGGGTGATCGTAATCGAGGATGTCATTACCACCGGCGGCTCCGTCGCCGAAGTGATCGAACTGCTCGATGAGGCAGGAGCCTTGCTGGTTGGGGTAGGTTCGGTGGTCGACCGCAGCAACGGAAAGGTGCGGCTTGCAGATAACCAGTTTTCGGTACTTGCAATGGAGGTAATCAGCTACACTCCTGAAGAGTGCCCCCTCTGCAAGGCCGGTATCCCTGTCGAGGCTCCGGGAAGCAGGACCAACCAGCAGAAGTAG